GAATGATGCGAAATGCTAAGTGCTCATCCTTATCCCGAAACGGAGTGTTGATGCTCTTTTCAAAAAAAGGCATCAGGCCGTTTGCAGAGGAATGACCGTTCATATAATGGGTTTCAATATTCAATCTATTGTTTCTGTTCCTTGCAACCCGCCAGTAGGGAGCGAGATTATACATATTCCGCACTACGGTTCCAAAGAGTACGGGAAAATATTTTGTAAATTCGATTATAGTGCTCCCGAGGCGTTCCGAATCGACGGCGGGATCCATCTCTACAACGATTTGGGATGCATTGCCGCTTGAGGTTGTTTTCTTCATGGTGTAATCAAAAGCACTGATCACCCAGTCAATGCCGGAAAGGTAATATTTATTTTGAGGAGAAGAGAACAGAGCCGCCATAATCAATGTTTTTTGTGATAAAATAGGATAAAGAACGAATCGTCTCAAAATCATTTCTTGTGAGGTTAGACTCTATAAGCCGCACCTGATAGGTATTTTCTATGAACACAAGTAATTCAACAAATTCGAGCGATCCGATTCCAAGTTCCTGAAGAGGCATATCGACAGCAAGGGAAGTTGGATCCCCCGATACTATTAATGCCACCTCCTGAATCAGCCTATTCTCAATATCCTGCAATGTCGTTTCCATTAGTACCTGTACCTTTCGCGCTCAATTATAATTTTATAGGATGAACAGAATTGTCAAATAAAATCTAAATTCCCGGCAGTCTCAAGACAACAATGTTGTGGTATTTTATCAAGCTCTCTGCTCATTCATGCCCGGTATAAGCTTATCCCTGAGTCTGCCGTTATAGCTCATCTTGTGGAGTATCATCAAAATATTGTCAATGGCATCAGGCGGAAATATGCAATGCCTCGTGTTTTTAAACGCAGCGGTCAATGTAGTTTTCAACCACTCTTTATCGACTGCCGGAGATATATAATAAACAGGTTTAAGCATATCGCTGTCTGTCGGGATAATGGCTTCCCTGACCGCTATCCTTGCAAGTGGCGTATTGGGCAATATCCTTATTCCCATAAAGATAAAATTTAAAGCCTTATGCAGACTCTGTATATTCTTTATACCTTCCACTACGGTTTCTTCTGTTTCACCGGGACCGCCGAACATAAAAGAGTTTGATGAGCTGATACCGTATTTATAAAACAGGTCATTGCATGCCATGATATCATGAACGGTAAAGTGCTTACCCATCTTCTTGAGCGTAACATCACAGGCTGCGTCCGCCCCGATTTCTGCACCCGCAAGTCCCGCATTTCTCATGAGCTTGACTGCTTCTTCATTCAAGCCATCCGGCTTAAAGAAAGCTGTCCACCGGATATTCACCTTACGCCGCATCATCTCCTCCATGAGCTTTAGGTAATACCCTTCATCGTCGTTAAAGATTGAATCAACAAAGAAAAGGTGTTTTGCATTATACCGGTCACGGAGCAGTTCGATATCATCGACAACGGAATCTGCCTTTCTTGCACGCAGGTGGCGACCCTCAAGCAAAGGATAGGTGCAATAGACACACCGGTGGGAGCATCCGCGCTTTGTCTGTACTGACATGATGTTCCCGCTCTTCAGATAATACGCAAGCAATTGTTCGTCATACGCTGCTGATCGGATCTCTTCATGGTCCCGTGTGCGCAATGGGCCGAGAAGCGTTTTTTCCGGATACATCCCGGCTTCTGCATTTTTGACAAAATCCACAATTAGCCGCTCGCCTTCACCAACAATACCGTAGTCCGCACCGGTCTCCTTCAATATGAGCTCCGGCATGAGGGAAAAGCCTGCTCCCCCCAATATTACCCTTGCGGTGGAGAGCGTCCTTATCTTCTGCACAATATTCTGAACAGCACCCATGTAATACCGCTCATTGACGAGGTTGACGTTATCAATATTACGGATAGAGATTCCTATCAATTCAGGCTTAAATACTGAGATCTCCTTTCCCATCGAATTCAGAGAAGCACCTCGCTGCAAAAAATCGATCTGCCGGACAGCATGGCCGGCAGTCGTCAGGGCATTAGCAATGATGCCCATACCAAGCGGATATACCGGATACGGCGATACCTCTGTATTGGATGAAATGAGTAATATCTTCATCGTGGCCGCTCTATGCCTTTATTGTGGAGAGCTATAATCAATTCCGTAAGCCGTATGCAGACAATCGGTTTAATCCTTCGTCAAATAATACTCTATATCGTACGCTATGCCGTACATGGAATTCGAAAGCTGGCCGGTAAAAGATGCATTGGACCACCCACCGTACGGATTGTATGAAATGGGAGATGGCTGTTCGTATCTGTGGTAGAGCAGCCTCCTGGTACCACCATCATAGAAACTCATCTTGCACCGCAACTGGTTTCCGTTCAATGAAACATCGGAGAACAATATTACCAATGTATTGGGGTCCCACGGTATCGGTGAAGTTCTTGAATCCGCACCAATGACGTTCCAGCCTTTCATATACCCTCTGGTGTACGACTGAAGCGAATCGATGTTCTCTGATTTTATGTCATCGATCCATTCCCCTCTCGTTCCATAACCAAATCTTTTCCAGTTGTTTTCTCCAAGATTCATCCAGCCGACATAAATTCTGTTGAACTTTTGGTATTTCTCGGTTACCCTGACAGGAGCACATCCGCCTGCCAACATCATCCCCATTACCACTGCCATCCCTAAAACGACATACCTGTTAAACCTACTTTTCATTCTTGCCTCCTTAATTTTTTTATTCTGGATTGCGATTCTTCCAGTCTTTATACTTTTGTAAATCTGCTTCTACCATTCTTAAACAAATTGCTACAACTGCTGCCACATCAAAATAGCCGATAACGGGTATGAAATCCGGTATCAAGTCTATTGGATCCAATACATAAAACAACGCAGCAACTATTGCTGCGACTGACCACCAGGGAATCGACCTGTATGTCCCATTCATATAATCCTTCATAAGAGAAAACAACAGTTTCAAATCTTCGATAAACCGTGCAAGTGGACCGTGATTTTTAAACTTCTTTTCAATCTCATCGCTCTTATCGAGAACTCTTTTGAGATCATCCTGGGTTACGCGATTGGTACCCCTGGTGAGAGCATCTGCTGCCTGCTCATTTGTTATCTTTGTCGTTTCGTTTCTATTTCTACCTACATGCGTTTATCCTAATACTGGTCTTTCGAACTTGTCATTGACTGGAAGAATCGCAATCCAGAATAAAAGCAATCGAGGGCGGGCGAAGCCCACCCTTACCTTTTCTCGCTTTTATATTTCTCTTCGTAATTCCATGCTTAAAAGTATTAAGTGGTAATCTTAAAAAAGGAATCTGTAGCCTGCCATAATTTCATACACACCAACATCAACGTTTGTACTTGACCCACTAAAGGTGGCATTTTGGCTGATCGGGAGCGATATTTCAGCGGTAACTGCTCCATGATTTGTTACGATAAAATCTGCACCCCCTACAAGTTCCAACCCAATGCCACTTCCGCTCCCAGAGCCTGAATAACC
This is a stretch of genomic DNA from Deltaproteobacteria bacterium. It encodes these proteins:
- a CDS encoding phosphopantetheine-binding protein, producing the protein METTLQDIENRLIQEVALIVSGDPTSLAVDMPLQELGIGSLEFVELLVFIENTYQVRLIESNLTRNDFETIRSLSYFITKNIDYGGSVLFSSK
- a CDS encoding lipid biosynthesis B12-binding/radical SAM protein → MKILLISSNTEVSPYPVYPLGMGIIANALTTAGHAVRQIDFLQRGASLNSMGKEISVFKPELIGISIRNIDNVNLVNERYYMGAVQNIVQKIRTLSTARVILGGAGFSLMPELILKETGADYGIVGEGERLIVDFVKNAEAGMYPEKTLLGPLRTRDHEEIRSAAYDEQLLAYYLKSGNIMSVQTKRGCSHRCVYCTYPLLEGRHLRARKADSVVDDIELLRDRYNAKHLFFVDSIFNDDEGYYLKLMEEMMRRKVNIRWTAFFKPDGLNEEAVKLMRNAGLAGAEIGADAACDVTLKKMGKHFTVHDIMACNDLFYKYGISSSNSFMFGGPGETEETVVEGIKNIQSLHKALNFIFMGIRILPNTPLARIAVREAIIPTDSDMLKPVYYISPAVDKEWLKTTLTAAFKNTRHCIFPPDAIDNILMILHKMSYNGRLRDKLIPGMNEQRA